A window of Elephas maximus indicus isolate mEleMax1 chromosome X, mEleMax1 primary haplotype, whole genome shotgun sequence genomic DNA:
CAGCTCCCTAGGGGCCTGGAGCCTTCGAGCTTTCGAGGCAGGGCAAGAGCCGAAGTCTCCTCACAGGTTATCTCCGCCTCCAGCCTctaccctccccccgccccatgaCAGCCCGTTTGCCTTCTCAAATCTTAGGATTCTTAAGGTACCCAAGGAGTGTGAGCCCCGCCCCACTATCAGTTACCTGGGAGACAGGCCACCCTTTGTTTTCAAATACTGGACTCTCCCACCTAACGTTGGCTAGGGGTGCTCTTGAGGTAAGCCTCAGCATCTTCATGGTTCCGTCCATCGCCCTCCCTCTTGATCTCCCCTCCTGCCCGAGCTGTGATGGTACATCCCAATATTCAGTCAGAGAGGCCCAAGGGCTACTCGGTCAGACTCAGCTGTGGGGCAGCCCGTGTAGGAGGGGCACAAGGTGAGAGCCCAGGGTTTGGATGGCTGCGAGCGCGCCCTGCTGGCTGATCCCGGCCACCAGCCCTCTTAGCACCGAAGGCCGTCCTGAAGCAAAAGTTAAGGAGGAAGGGGGTGATTCCAGGACAAATTAAGACAGTCAGAGTTGAGGAAGGTCCCTAGCCTAGCTGGGCCAGTCATGCACAGTGTGCCCTCTGGCATGGCGAGTCATTGTCCTTCTCTGGGCCTTTCCTCTTCTGCTTACCCAGTTAGACTTAATTAGACTTCTTTGATTTCAGGAGAGACAACCCCCCTAATCCCATATTCTCCTTCCCTCAAGGCCTGTTTCAGGACCCTAGCTGTTCCTCTGAGAGATCCTTGAAGCCATTATCTCCAACCCCATAAACTACAGGCAATAGGTTCAGTCATCAACAAGGGAAGTTGAGGAAccaccagccccccacccctgggTCAGAGCCAGGTATGACACCAAGAGCTTGCCCCTTCTTTTCTCCCCAATTCCAGATAACATCAAGATGCCTAAGAGTGAGAAAACTGTACCCCAGAATGactctaaagaaaaagaaagtacgTCCCATGTGTCTGAAAAGGCAGAGCAGAGCCAGGAAGACAAGAGTTGCTGCTCTCCTGGTAGGTCTAGAATTTTCTGCCATCATTTCCTTAGCCGTtgccggttccaactcacagtgaccctatagaacagagtagaactgtttccaaggagcagccggtggattcgaactgtcgaccttttgattagcagacgaatgcttaagcattgtgccaccaggctccatcaTTTCCTTGAGTGGTGCTTTATAGTAGTTAGGTTAAAGGAGTAGGCAGCCTGTAGCTTAAGCACTTTTAAGGGGTGTGGAAGACTCTtgcaattttgtattttttcttcctcatctttCCATCGCTCCTCTTTTGGTTTGTGGTTTTCCTTGTCTTTCTCCCCACTCCATCTAATCTTTACACGCAGGACCAAGGCCCCTGATTggaaagcacaattaaaagagggcttttttattttgtttttttgtctctaGAAAAAGAAGCAAGCATAATGACTTGTGTTTGACAAGACTTAATGGTGGTTGAGTCAGTTCAAAGCATGGGAAATAGATCCTATTCTTAACATTTGATTTTTTAGATTgtaatttttaaatgcttttttttttttttttagatacctaGGATAGATTTGAAGGAACCTAAATTACATGGGGCTGGAATTGTTTATGTGCTTTTCCAAGGGTACTTTGCTAACATAAGAATTAGCATTGCCCAGGGGTCAAATTATTTAGATCTGTGGTAACAGTGTTTTTAGGTACACAGTGGGACACGAGGTCTCTTCCATATCATGTCATAGCCATTTGATGTTTTAGTTTGATTGGTCAAACCTCATGGAACTCTCTTGTTGCGCGTAGAATCAGAGATAAGAAGAGGATAGTGGAAGCCCGTACCTTTCAGATAAATGCTTATTTTTACAAATCACAAATTATTCATTTCTTTGCTGTGTTTTACTTCCTGCTTTCACGTTTCAAGGGAAAGGCTTTTAAGTCAATTTCACTTTCTCATAAACTAACTTCTCTTCTCCCCATGCCTGACTACTCTGAGAGGTTCTATCACCGTCAGAGGGCAGAGTTCAGAAAACCCCAAACACTAGAATGATTGAGTGCCTGTGTAAGATCCATTTGAGAATCTAAATTTTGGGGCTTTACTTGGCTGTGTGGATGTCTGAATAAAATAGGAATTTTATTTGTGTGACTTCTGTATTGATGACTGCTATGCCTTTTTCCAGAGAGCCGAGCTCAAGGTTGTTCTGTCCCGGATCTAACAGATGAAGTTTCCAAGCTGAGCATTGCTCATGAGATTGTAGTAAACCAGGATTTCTATATGGAAGAGAAAGTTTTACCTCCAGACAGGTACAGACTcttctattttttccattttactctTCCTGGCATGGGTACATAACACAAATAGCTTTTGACAAAGTTTGAAGCATGTTTATTTAATAATACAATTAATGTTTGAGTATGTCTTAAATAAGGAGTTCTgggtgctcagtggttaagtgcttggctgctaactaaaggtaggtggtaacaacaacaacaaaaaacagaagagtAATAAGTGTAACTAATAGTATCAAAGGACCAAAGAagcaaattatatttaaataaggACTAAACCAATGCAGTTATTGGAGGAATGTTCATTTTGAGATTCCAGTTAATAATGAAACAGAATAAATTTCAGATCTTCTCAGACAGACTTGGAGCAAGTAGCTTATAGAAGTTACTCCTTTAATTATCTACCACCAATTAAACAGACCCAGAAGAAAAGATTAATTTTCTAACAGTGATATTGCCAACTCTTCATGGCTAAGAGGTTTCAGAGAAACTTCTCTGCTTCATTAATCAGCTTAATAAAGATTCTGTGAATCAGGATCAGAACCCCACTGATAAAGAATGCCCCTAAAATCAGGCTTTATTTTGGTTCTTCTTAATTACATTAATGTTGTTAATACATAATAAGAATCACTTAGTAAGTGTGAATTGAATGGCTCTGATGTTTTATTAATAGCTAGATTTCTTTGTTAAAATCTATATTTTATAGCATTTTTAATTTCCCACCTTAAATGCTTCTTATTTGGCCGCTTTAGTCACTTTAGTCTGTTACTAAAGTATCTTTCTCTTCCGGTAGCTCTCTTGATCTTCACACTCCTTAGATTTGTCCTTGCCTGTTGTCAACAAGTACCCATACCAAGCACAGCTTCTGTGAAGGTTTTCACCAAAATACAGGTCTCCTAGCATCTTCCTTAACTGAGGCTATCTGGTCACATTACTCGCATTTGAGAAGACTTAATGGTGGTTGAGTCCATTCAAAAGCATGAGAAATAGATCCCATTcttatattttgattttgtagATTGTAAATGCTAGATACCTAGGATAGATTTGAAAAAGAATCAGAATTATCACTGTTCACCTAGTTGTGTCACCTATCTGGGATCTACCCCTCTTAAAAGGGAAATCAATTAGGAGGTTACCCTGGGACTAATGGAACTCAAATCCCCTGTCTGGTATTTTTATTGAGTTAAGTATGTTATACTAGATGGAGAACCAGGGCTAGAACTGTGGAGCTCCACCCCTAGCTCATGGTTCTTTCTATTGCAGCAAGAGAACGTCTCTGGAACCATGATGTGTCTGTCTGAGGGGATTTGGCTAATGCCTTTCCCCTCAGCTTAACAGTTGGGAGGCTGCTAACCCATTTTTTCAACCCTACTCAAATCTAAACATAGTTCCTGGCCTGTCAATTTAATGGCCTTTCATGATCTTAAATGTTGTTTGGGACGTAGATGATTATGACTCTATATCAATTCTCTATTtgctcatttaacatttttacaGTGCGGAAAGCGAGTTCATGGAAAAAATGTACAATGCTTTCTGGGACCATTTGAGGGAACAGTTATCGAGTACTCCCCCTGACTTCACGTACGCTCTTGACCTTTTAGAAAAAGTTAAAGGGGTGAGTAACCAACTTTCCATCTGTGGATATGAAGCTCTTGGGCATCCGTAGACCTTTAGAGTGTCAGTGGCTACCAATATCCTAAGTCGTATACTTTCTTTCTGAACATGGTCAGCTACTTAAATAGATAGTATATAgtatctttcattttatttacatgTGATGAAGCTTAACAGTTGGGAGTTTGCTGTAACAACACAACATTATATTTAATCAAACACATTTTCCCTGAACCCCACTATGTTTTATGTATTGTAGGGGCACAGAGATGAATAAGAGAGCCTTTGCCCACAAGGAACTTAAGCTTTCGAGTCAAAAGGCTATTTCAAGTGAACCTTCATGTTTCCTTTTGCCTATTTTATTCTCACCTTTTGAAGTATAGCAATCTAAAAATATCCTTCTCTTTTATTAAGAATGACTCATCACCATGTGGTGGTGTGCATTTTATATCTTTTATACTCTGCATTTCTTTTTACCACACTCTTGTTTTTATTGACATCTATCTCATTCTGCCTCGAAAATAATAATGGAGCTACTGCTATAACTGATTCAGTGAAGCCTTGAATTGTGATTAACCCCTAAACAGAAAGAAATAGTATTCACTTAGAAATTTAGAGACTAAGGTTACTGACTCCCCCTCCCCTCAGCAGACCTGGGCTGGGATGCCTTTGGCTTAAGGGGGTTGTTCAGTGGAGAAAGTTTGGGGCTCTAAAAAGAATTTGGCtcctttgatttccttttctgggCAGATCTTGCTGTCACTGCTGTTACCACGCCAGAATCGCCTAAAAAATGAGATTGAAGAAGCCCTGGACATGGATCTCCTCAAACAAGAAGCAGAGCACGGGGCCCTGGATGTTCCTCACCTTTCCAGCTACATTCTTAATTTGATGACACTGCTGTGTGCCCCAATTCGAGATGAAGAAGTGCAGAAATTAGAGAACATAACAGATCCTGTGCACTTACTGAAGTGAGAAACTAGATGCACTGCCCCTGAAATCTGCCTCAGACACTGTCAGAAAACTCTGGGCTAGATATTACATATACTGAAGACCTAACTAACACCTTTTTTCTCCTCCCTGGagtattggtttttattttccagtGACAGTTTCTCAGGGCCCCTTTGGTGATCCTTAGATCATTTGGGCCCCCTTGTTAACATGATAACATTAAGACAGAGTACAATAACCCTTTCTTCTAGAGATTTCAAACAGCCCTTCTAGGTGCTCCCCTTTTTGTCACAACTCAAACCCTGTGAGGGGACAAGAATGGGGATTATTCCTCTTTCACAGCCAGAAGAACCAAGATCCACAAAGATATAGTGATTTTCCCAAGGAATTAGGAATTGAATCACCTAAAATCCAACTACCCACAGAAAGTTTTCAGCATTTCAGTGATTTCCATTCCACTGAGCACTCTTTTTCTGAGATGACAGAGTGACTATAGTGGAAAGAGCACTAGGCTGGTTGCTAAAAGGCCAGGAGACTTATCTATCCCTAGCTCCACCACCAATTCACTCTATGGCCTGAGCCCCTGGTCACAGTGTCTTTATTTGTAAATTGAAGTAAGACTTTCTATTTTTAAGACCTCTTCTAACTCTAAAACACTGTGATTTTAAGACTCCTTGCTTAAATTACATACCTTCACACAAGATTTCCTTTCATAGtgtaaatattctatttcttcctaTGACAGGGGTATCTTCCATGTTCTGGGCCTGATGAAAATGGACATGGTAAACTACACTATCCGGAGTCTTCGACCCTATCTGCAGGAACATTCCATACAGTATGAACGAGCTAAATTCCAGGAACTCCTCAACAAACAACCCAGTATGTTTAAAACTTGAAAGCAGCAGAGGGGAGATTTGACCTTGGGCCTGCCTTCTTACAATGCTAGagagtattttctatttttttttttattagaagggTTCTTCCTTGGCTAAGGGGTAGGGAGAAGGAGCATTTGTCAATGACTGAAAGACCTGCGAAACACTTCTTTATTGACCCAGAGTATATCTTAAATAAAGCCTTAATTTTCAAGCCTTGGAATTTGAAGATGCTTACATATTCCCTTATCTGTTACAGATCTCCTTGATTACACCACCAAGTGGCTAACCAAAGCAGCAACAGACCTCACCACCCCACTCCCAAGTTCTTCTGACACTTCCAGCTTCTCCAGCATAGACTGTTCACCTTCAGATTCGGAAGCTAATAGCATAGAGTCCCCCAGTCCAACAATGGTGGTATACCAAGGCTACTTGAACCTCCTTGTCTGGGATCCTGAAAATGAAGAGTTCCCTGAGGTAGGAATGTGTATTGGGGTACTGCCTTACTGTTTTGTGTTCAAGGCATCCATTAGAACCCCCCTGTCCTGACAGCCTACTCTTCCCTCCCTCATCAGACTCTGCTGATGGACAGAATTCGGCTGCAAGAGATGGAGTCCCGGTTCAACCAGTTAGCCATCGTTGCTTCTGTCTTGCTAGTGGCCAGAAGTTTCTGTGGCCGTGTTTTATTTAGTTCATCTAAGTTTGTAGATAAACTGAAATGCATCACCAAGGCCTTGACGGAGGAATTCAACTCCAAGTAAGCTTTATAGATCTTTCTTAGAATGGAAAATAATATGTGGTATTTGGTACATAGGCACAACAAGCCACACAAAGGCCCTTGGGAACCATCTGCAAAGTCTGTTGGTGTCTTTTGATAAGTGGCACTGAGGCTgggatagagaaaaataaaacttctttCTAAAGAGGGGAGTGTGGAGGCTAGTTTGCTATAAATGATTCATTCTCCTGTTTGCTACAAATGATAGTTGAGTGAATGACAGTGGACTGGTGTTACGTATATCCAGGAGTTAATCAGTTCATCAATAATACTGATTGAACACCTACTCTGTACAGGGTATCATAGCAAAGTAACAAGAGTAATTAGAAGTCTGTGTCTCTTAATATATTTGCAATTTAATTGGTAAATAGGAAAAACAACCATGAAAAATACCcaagaaaatcttaaaataacatttaaataaaGTTTATGGGACCAAGGAATGCTGAGTGGATTCAAGGATGGAACCAAACCCTTGTccagtttattttgttttcttcaaagtGGAATATGATACTGTATGTATAGATTAGTTGGTACCTTGAgagtaataataatgaaagtaTTGTATCTGCCCCTGGATTTTGCTGTCTACTGGTGGTAGGGGGCTGGAATCATCCCTTGGGTAGACCTGACCAGGAATTTACTAGCTCATCAGTTTTTGATTGGAGCTTGATAGTATTCCCTCctccaaaacagaacaaaacaaaatctcatTTGTACAATTTAACCAAATATTTGGGTGAATACCAGAGTATGGGGCTCTCTGGGCTTTACCCCCACGCCAGCACCACTCTGGTGCCAGCTTTCTGTCCTTTATTGTCTAGGCCTGAAGAGGCTATGCTGAGCGTGAGTGAGCAAGTATCTCAGGAGATCCAGCAAGGCCTCAAAGACATGGGCCTCACTGCTCTTAGCAGCGACAACACAGCATCTCTTAAAGGCCAACTCCGGAACATCGCCAAGAAGGATAACTGTGTTCGTACCATCATTGGTAAGAATCCCcaaggtggtggggggaggggtggcaaGAAGGTAGGGAGTGGACAGGCAGAGCCAACTCTGGAAGTCAGTTAGCAAACCATTTAAAAGTAGAAAAGCATGATCATTGAGCAAGCCTTTtcactttagtttcctcatctataatatGCAGGGTTgaaatggatctctttcagtttgaAGAGTGAACATATGGATCTAAAGTGGGTCGTTACCAAGATTATGTAATTTACAGGTGTGGGATACTGCCCTAGCAACCCTGCTAAGTAATCTCTGGTCATTTGCTAACTGTAGTCTAAGACCTCTGGCGAGAAACCCTTTCTCTGCGCCATGCTTCAAGCTACAATGTAACCCCTACTCCCTTCCAAGAAACTGATGGTGAGTTAGGCTGGTGGACATGGTCCATGCTGGAATGGAAGCAGTGAACTTAACTGGCTTGCTCCTACCTAACCTTAGAATCTTAACATAGTCTGGTTTGGGTGTGTGGGCCTGAACTCACTACAATGTGTGCTCTTAGTAGAATTTCATAACAGTATCTAGGATCTTCTTGTTAGGTCAAATGCACACCAGGATCTCATTTATAACCACAGAAAGAAATCTTCTGAATACCCAAAAATTTATTAGCTCACCAGCTTTTAATTGTTTGTTGTCTTTGGGAGCTTGACcctcttttaaaacaaaacaaagcaaagcaatgtaaaacaaaacaaaatctcatTTATATGGTTAATCTAAACAAGTGGGTGGGTTAGTAAATATCTCAATTAATTTAAAACTTTGGTGAGCAGAGAGTACAAGGACATTGTGAATTTCTACTGAGACCTCTTTGAGCTCcccctttcaattttttttttttgcctgttcaCAGATCAGCGGATCCGATTGTTTCTCAAATGTTCTTTGATTCGTGGTATGCATGAGTCTCTGCTAGACTTCCCCGGAGGTCTTATTTTCATCGAGGGGGAGTTGGCAGAGCTAGGATGGAAGTTTGTTAATCTGATGCATCACAACAAGGAAGTATTTGCCCCCTACTATGCTGAgatcttaaaaaatgtcattcctCAAGTTCTGTCACAAGAA
This region includes:
- the LOC126069628 gene encoding LOW QUALITY PROTEIN: T-complex protein 11 X-linked protein 2-like (The sequence of the model RefSeq protein was modified relative to this genomic sequence to represent the inferred CDS: substituted 1 base at 1 genomic stop codon), yielding MEKMYNAFWDHLREQLSSTPPDFTYALDLLEKVKGILLSLLLPRQNRLKNEIEEALDMDLLKQEAEHGALDVPHLSSYILNLMTLLCAPIRDEEVQKLENITDPVHLLKGIFHVLGLMKMDMVNYTIRSLRPYLQEHSIQYERAKFQELLNKQPNLLDYTTKWLTKAATDLTTPLPSSSDTSSFSSIDCSPSDSEANSIESPSPTMVVYQGYLNLLVWDPENEEFPETLLMDRIRLQEMESRFNQLAIVASVLLVARSFCGRVLFSSSKFVDKLKCITKALTEEFNSKPEEAMLSVSEQVSQEIQQGLKDMGLTALSSDNTASLKGQLRNIAKKDNCVRTIIDQRIRLFLKCSLIRGMHESLLDFPGGLIFIEGELAELGWKFVNLMHHNKEVFAPYYAEILKNVIPQVLSQETEMXSI